The sequence GTTGGCTGGGATGGTGGTCGCGTCCGTGGATCAGTTGGTTGAGACTACCAATGATGCACAAAACTTATGGTGAGGATGGTCTGGCAAGCGATGCCAGCAAGGCGGCCACAGTATCGGATTGGCCGGGCAGGACCAAGTCCGGCGCGATTTCGTTGAGCGGACCCAGGACAAAGCGGCGTTGATGGGCACGTGGATGTGGGAGGGTCAGGCGAGGCGAGTGCCGGGTTTCCTGGCCGAAGGCAATCAGGTCCAGATCGAGCGGGCGCGGTTCGTTGAGGATTTGCTTGGGGCGGCGTCCGAATTCTTTTTCCAACGTCAACAGCTTTTCCAAGAGGGTTTCCGGGGTTTCTTCCGGCA is a genomic window of Verrucomicrobiota bacterium containing:
- the folK gene encoding 2-amino-4-hydroxy-6-hydroxymethyldihydropteridine diphosphokinase: MPTVIIALGSNLGDSPALLRQAVVRLQPFSRQSLRVSSFWETEPMDCPPGSPTFLNAVALLDTLPEETPETLLEKLLTLEKEFGRRPKQILNEPRPLDLDLIAFGQETRHSPRLTLPHPRAHQRRFVLGPLNEIAPDLVLPGQSDTVAALLASLARPSSP